The sequence below is a genomic window from Sphingobium sp. EP60837.
CTCGGCTATGATCCAAGCTCACTCAACGATCCGAGCTACAACATCATGCTGGGTTCTTCCTATTTCCAGCGGATGCTCAACTATTATGGCGGCAGCTACCCGCTGGCGGTCGCGGCCTATAATGCGGGTCCGGGCAATGTGAACCGCTGGATCGCCTCCAATGGCGATCCGCGCATGCCCGGCGCCGACATGCTGCGCTGGATTGAGCAGATACCGCTCTTCGAGACCCGCAATTATGTCCAGCGTGTTCTGGAAAACGCCGTGGTGTATGAAGCGATGAACCCGGAACGGGCGCGTTTTCGCGGCTCCAGCACGCCGCTGTCCAAATATCTCGGCAAGCAGACGCCGGGCTAAGACGCTTCCATTCGTTCGAGCAGGGTCGGGAAACTTCGCGTAACAGTTGCTCGACTTCGCTCGGCACGAAGGGCTAGGCTATGCTGCCATGACCGCCCATCCCAACTACATCACACCCGACGGCTTTTCGAAGCTGCGCGCCGAATATGACCAGCTTCTGGGCGTCGAGCGCCCGCGCGTCGTCGAGATTGTAAGCTGGGCAGCGGGCAATGGCGACCGTAGCGAAAATGGCGACTATCTCTACGGTCGCAAGCGCATGCGTGAGATTGACGGCCAACTCCGCCGATTGTCGAAAAAGATGAAGGACGCCAAGGTCGTCGATCCGCGGCAGCAGCCCGACAAAAACAAGGTCTTCTTCGGCGCGACCGTCACCATCGTGGACGAGGATGACAATCATCGCACCGTCACCATCGTGGGCAATGACGAAGCGGATGCCAGTGCGGGGCGGATCGGATGGGGATCGCCCATCGCACGAGCCTTGCGCGGCGCTGCTATCGGCGATCTGCGCCGCGTCCTGCTCCCGGCCGGGGAGAAGGAATATGAGGTGATGGCGATCAGCTATCCGGCGTAAGAAACCGCCATTTTCCGCCGAAGTTCACACCATATGCGCGCGCGTGCGCGAGCGCGCGTAGGCATCGTGGAAAGCAGTTTGACGGTTCAAAGAGGGGCGCGGGATAGACAGGCCGGAGGAATGTAGGACAGGCTAAATCGAGGTCTGTTGGTGAAATAGGATGCTTTTTGGGAGGCTGTGGCGATTAGGTTACACACGCTTCGTTGGAAGATGGCCCGAGAAAAATGTCCTGTCCGCTGCTGGTAATGCGCCACAGGTGACGGGTCTCCGTTAACGCCGTCAACCAGAGGAAGCGGGATCCCGGCTCAAGGCCGGGATGACGGAAAATTGTTTGCTTGCGGCTAATCAAACCCTCCCTTGGAAGGGAGGGGCTATGTCCGCAATCCACCCAAGCCGATACTGATCTGCAGGCTTAGCGCGCCGGCTTGCGCATCATCGGCTGCGCCTGCGCCACCACGGCACCCGGCTTCGCCGCCAGCCGGCCGATGGTCTTCAGCGCATAGTCGAGCTGGAAGTCCTCGATGCCCTTCTTCTTCAGTTCCTCGGCGGTCATGGCGAAGCGAGGATCGTCCTTAATATCCTCTTCGAGCGCGGCGTTGTCCGTCTTGATCTCGTTGATCAAATGGCGGCGCAGGTCGCTTTCGCGGAACTTCGGCCGGTTCTTGTAATCGGGATCGGACAGCTGCGGCACGCGAACGTCAGGCTCGATCCCGCCTTCCTGCACAGAGCGGCCGGACGGCGTGTAATAGCGCGCCGTCGTCAGCTTAAGGGCGGTCGTGTTGCTCAGCGGCAGCATCGTCTGCACGCTACCCTTGCCGAAGCTACGCTCGCCCATCACCAGGGCGCGATGCTGGTCCTGCAGCGCGCCTGCGACGATCTCCGATGCCGATGCCGAGCCCGCATCGACGAGAACGATGACCGGCAGACCCTTCGCGTCGTCACCGGGCTTGGCATAATAGCGCTCGACATCGCCCTTCTGACGGCCGCGCTGGGACACGATTTCGCCGCGCTCCAGGAAGCTGTCGCTGACCGACACCGCCTCGTCCAGCAGGCCGCCGGGGTTGGAGCGCAGATCAAGAATATAGCCGGTCGGCTTGTGGCCGAGCGATTTATCGATGCTGCGGATCGCCTGGCGCATGTCGGCGCCGGTATTGGCCGAGAAGCTGACGATGTTGATCACACCGACATTGTTCTTCACTTCCCACTTTACGGGCTTTAGCTGAATGATTTCGCGAGTTAACGTGAGTTCGATGGGCTTGTCGCGGCCCGGCCGCACGATGGTGAGCTTGATCGACGTGCCGGCGGCGCCGCGCATCTTGTCGACCGCCTCGTCCAGCGTTCCGCCATAGATGAGCTGCCCATCGAGATGGGTGATATAGTCCCCCGCCTTGATCCCCGCACGCCAGGCCGGGGTATCCTGCGTCGGCGCGATAACCTTGACCGCGCCGTCTTCCTGCGTGACCGACAGGCCAAGGCCGCCATAGCTGCCTTCGGTCTGGGTGCGCAGATTTTGGAAGTCGCGGGCGTCGAGGAAGCTGGAGTGTGGATCGAGGCTGGCGAGCATGCCGTCGATCGCGCCCTTGATCAGCTTTTCGTCATCGACCTTCTCGACATAGTCGCTGCGAACCTTCTGGAACACGTCCATGAACTCGTCGAGCGCCTTGTAGCTGCTGGCTTCCCCATCGGCGAGCGCGGCGGTCGTGGCGGGGATGAGCGCGAGCGCGCCAAGGGCAACGGCGCCCCGGAAGAAATTGGAAGTCATTGCTGTCCTGAGTCCTGGCATCAAGCGGCCAGTATAGGCGGGTTGTCAGCCAGACGCAAAGCATGGCTGGAGCCAACCGCCTTTCTGCCGCTTTAGGAGTTGCCTGCCCTATTCATGAGGCCGGAGCGCCTGGTTCAAACTGTCCATCACCTGGGCGATCGGTTCGGAGACCGTCACGCTGCGCCCTTCGCCAAAGCGGATGCGGGTGCCGTCCGTGACCGATGAAACGAAGGTGACCTGCGCAGCATTGATGGCGGTTTCGGTCCGGTCGGCGCCCACGAACATGACGAGCATGGCATTCCTCTCCTTCTTATTGGAAGGCGAAGGTAACCGCATTTCCGCAGCATGCCAGCCGTTTTCTTGGCTCGGGGTCAGTCGAAGCTAATTGCCTGGATAAAAAGGCTCGCGCGCGCATCGAGGCGGTGCGCCTCCTGCGCCAATTGACCGGCGGCATGCCGGATGTTGCTCGCGCCCTCCACCGCCGCCCCGGCATTGTCGCTGATACGGCTCGCGCTGACCCGGATATGCTCGCTGGAGACGCCCGCCTCTGCGACGCTGCTCGCGATCGTCCGGCTGAACGCGCCATGCCGCGCCACCGCCTCGAACACGGAGCCCGAAAGCCGGTCCGCCGTGGCGATGGCCGAGTTCATGAGGGCGTGTCCCTGCGCCACATGACCGACGGTGGCGCGGATATGCTCAATCCGGTTAGCGATCTCCGCTGCCGCGTCGCGTGTCTGACCAGCCAGCAGCTTCACCTCCCGCGCGACCACGGCAAATCCCTGCCCCGCCTCGCCAGCACGCGCCGCTTCGATCCCGGCATTGAGCGCCAGCGTGGCCGTGGCGCGGGCGATCGCGTCGATGAGCGCGGTTACCTCGCCGATCCCATCCGCCTGCACCGACAATTGCTGCGTCTGGGCGGAGCCGAGGCGAGTCTGTTCGACAGCGGAGCGGACCGCCGCTCCGGCGTCGCGCACCTCTTCCTCGATGGTCTGGAACAGCAGCCCAAGATCGCTGGCCGACGCAGCAATGCCGGAAAGATTGTCTGCCGTCTGCGCGGCCGCCACCGCCATGCCTGCCGAAGCGTCGCCATTATGCGCCGCCCGTTCCGCCGCTTCGGTCGCCAGACGCGACAGCATGTCGGCCATGGCGACGAGATCGGCGATCAGTGCTTCGACATCATGGCGAAAGCTGCCGCTCTCCCGCGTCACCCGTTCCAGACGCTCAGCCCGCACGATGGCCACGCGCGCATCACGTTCGGCGGCGAGCTTCAACAAAAGCTGCCCACCAACCACCCCTGCATAGCGCCCGCCATCAACCACGATCAGCCCTTCGCATGCCTGGCCCTGCGCAGCATAGAGGTCGATCAGCGCCTCGATCGTGGCGCTCCGCTCCACCCAGGCGCAGGGACGGACATGATCGTCCAGCCGCCCGCCGAAGCTGGGATTGCGCAACAGCGCGTGGCCGAAAGGATTGAAGAGGATGCGCCGCATGTCGCGCTCATAGATCGCCCCTGCGGGCCGTCCCTGACTGTCGAGGACCGGGAGCAGGCGGAGCGCGGGATCGAGCTGAAACTGGTCCACCGCTTCGCTCAAGGGCCTTCCCAACCGGATCACCGGACTGTCAGCCACAAAGGGCAAGCCTTGTGCGCGCGGCAGAGAGGGAGCGGGATCGAGCATCTGGGGCGAAAACATGAGCGCCGATTACGGCCTGAATGGTAAACGCGCGGTTAGGTTTTGATGACAGTTCGATGACAAATGGCTGTTTTTAGCGGTTTTTCGTCAGAGCGCCTTATAACCGAATGCCTCCGCTGCGAGCTTCACCACTTCGGGGTCGGGCTCGGGAAAGTCCATCGGCACCAGCTTCTCAAGCGTCTTGGCCACATATTTCAGCGCGGCGATGCGCCCGGCCTTCCGGTTGTTATTGTCGATCACATGCCATGGGGCGGATTTGCTGTCCGTCTTGGCGAACATGGCGTGCATGGCGTCCAGATAATCGTCGCGCCGCGCCCGGTTGCGATAGTCATCGGCGCCCGTCTTCCACCGCTTCCACGGGGTATCAAGCCGCTGGGCGAGTTGCTCGTCCTGCGTTTCCTGCGTGATGTGGACGAACAGCTTGACGATGTTGGTGCCCGCGTCCGCCTGCTGTTTCTCGAAGGCATTGATTTCATCATAGGCCCGCTTCCATTCGGCCTTTGAACAATAGCCTTCCACCCGTTCGACAAGCACGCGGCCGTACCAGCTACGGTCGAAGATCGCGATATGCTTGCCCGCGGGCAGGCGGGTCCAGAAGCGCCAGAGGAAATGGTGGTCGCACTCCTCCGGGGTGGGAGCGGCGATGGGCCATACGCGGTAATAGCGCGGGTCCCAATCGGCCGTCATGCGCTTGATGATCCCGCCCTTGCCCGCCGCGTCCCAGCCTTCCAACAGGATGACGCTGCGCCGGTCATGGATGATGTGGGCGACTTGAATCTTGGCCAACCGCTCCTGCAGGCCGGCCAGTTCGGCCTCATAGTCGCCCTTGAGTTTTACGCCCTTCTCATAATCGGCAAGGTCGATGGCCATGCGATCTTCTCCTTCTCCGTCGCGATCAAGCAACGCTTGGGCAAAGGAAAAGTCAAATCGCAGTCAGTCCGGCACGAAGGAGATCCCAGCTTCCGCTGGGATGACGGGTAACGGTCAGGCTTTGGCCTGTGGCTCCACGACCCGGATGTGCAATTCGCGGAGTTGCTTGAGTTCAGCCTGCGAAGGTGCTCCCATCAGCAGGTCCTCGGCGCGCTGGTTCATCGGGAACAGCGTGATCTCGCGCAGGTTGTGCGCGCCGCAGAGCAGCATCACGATGCGATCCACGCCCGCTGCCATGCCGCCATGCGGCGGCGCGCCGTACTGGAAGGCGCGGTAGAGGCCGCCGAAGCGTTCCTCGACATCGGCCTGGCTGAGGCCCACCTTCTCAAACGCCTTGACCATCAGTTCCGGCGACTGGTTACGGATCGAGCCCGAAGCAATCTCATAGCCATTGCAGACCATATCATATTGATAGGCCTTGATCGTCAGCGGGTCTTGATGTTCCAGCGCGTCCATGCCGCCCTGCGGCATGGAGAAGGGATTGTGCGCGAAGTCGATCGACTTCGATTCCTCATCATATTCGTAGAAGGGGAAATCGACGATCCAGCACAGTTCGAAGCGATCCTTGTCGATCAGGTCGAGCTGCTCGCCCACGCGGATGCGCGCAAGGCCGGCGAGCTTGGCCGCCTGGCTTTCCTTGCCCGCCGCGAAGAACACGCCGTCATTCGGCCCGAGGCCCAGTGCGTCGATCAGCTTCGCCGTGCGTTCTTCGCCATGATTCTTGGCGATGGGACCGCCGGGCACGCCATCCTTGATGTTGATATAGCCCAGGCCCGAATAGCCTTCTGCCCGCGCCCAGTTGTTCATCTCGTCAAAGAATTTGCGGCTGCCAGCGCCCGCACCCGGCGCCGGGATCGCGCGAATGACGCTGCCGCTCTCCACCAGAGAGGCGAAGATGCCGAAGCCCGAGCCGTGGAAATGCTCGGTCACGTCCTGGATGATGATCGGGTTACGCAGATCGGGCTTGTCCGAGCCATATTTCAGGATCGCTTCATCATAGGGGATGCGCGGGAAGCTGCCGGAGGGGGTGACCGGCTTGCCATCGGCGAACTGTTCGAACACCTGGGCGATCACCGGCTCCATCGTGTTCCACACATCTTCCTGGGTGACGAAGCTCATTTCGAGGTCGAGCTGGTAGAACTCGCCCGGCAGGCGGTCGGCGCGCGGGTCTTCGTCGCGGAAACAGGGCGCGATCTGGAAATAGCGGTCGAAGCCCGCCACCATCAGCAGCTGCTTATATTGCTGCGGCGCCTGCGGCAGGGCGTAGAATTTCCCGGCATGGATGCGGCTCGGCACCAGGAAATCGCGCGCACCCTCCGGGCTGCTCGCGGTCAGGATCGGCGTTGAATATTCGGTAAAGCCGATCCCTTCCATGCGGCGGCGCATGTCGGAGATGATCTTGGTCCGCTTGACGATGTTCGCGTGCAGCGTCTCACGCCGCAGATCGAGGAAGCGGTAACGCAGGCGGATATCCTCGGGATATTCCTGCTCTCCCGCGACCGGCAGCGGCAGGTCGGCGGCGGCGGACAGCAGCACGGCGTCCAGCGCGCGGATTTCGATCTCGCCGGTCGGAAGGTTAGGGTTCACAGCCTCCTTGGCGCGCGCCACGACCTTGCCGGTCACGGTCACGACGCTTTCGGCGCGCAGCGATTCGATCACCTTGAACACCGGACCGTCCACTTCGGTGACGATCTGCACCATGCCATAATGGTCGCGCAGGTCGATGAAGACCAGATCGCCATGGTCGCGCTTGCGATGGACCCAGCCCGATACGCGCACCTCATTACCAACTTCGGCCGATGTCAGGGCGCCGCAGGTATGAGTGCGATAGGCGTGCATGGCGTTTTGGTCTTTCGCTTGCGTTTTACGGAAATGACAAATTGTTGCAGCCCCGCTATGGGCGGTCTTGTCGAACATCGACGAGCCCGCCGGGGAGCGGGCCAGCCCATAATAAGATCGAAGACCATATGCAAATCCATCCGCTGATTACCGACAGCAAGACTCTCGCTTCATTTTGCGCCCGGATCGCCCAATCGCCCTATATCGCGGTCGATACCGAGTTCATGCGTGAAAACAGCTATTGGCCCGACCTTTGCCTGGTGCAGGTCGCCGACGAGAATGAAGCTGCCGCCATCGATCCCAAGGCGCCCGGCCTGGACCTTTCGCCCCTGCTCGACCTGCTGGTCGATAATGAGGATGTGCTGAAGGTCTTTCACGCTGGCGGGCAGGACCTGGAGATCATCTACAATCTGACCGGCAAGACGCCGCATCCGCTATTCGACACGCAGATCGCGGCGATGGCGCTCGGCCTGGGCGAGCAGATTGGCTATGGCAACCTCGTCGATGCGTGGCTGGGGGTGCAACTCGACAAGGGCGCGCGTTTCACCGATTGGGCGCGCCGTCCGCTCGACAAGCGGCAGATCGACTATGCCATCGGCGACGTCACCTACCTCATCCAAATCTTCCCGAAGATGCTGGAAGAGTTGAAGCGCACGGGACGCGGCGACTGGCTCGACCAGGAAATGGAGCGGATCAGCGACGCGGAAAATTACGTGAATGAGCCCGCCGAAGCGTGGAAGCGCGTCCGCATCGCCAGTCGCAAGGCCGATGTGCTCGGCCGCCTGAAGGCGCTCGCCGCCTGGCGCGAGATCGAAGCGCAGGACAAGAACCTCCCCCGCGGCCGCATCGTCAAGGACGAGACGCTGGCCGACATCGCCAGCCACCCGCCCCGCGCGCAGGAGGATCTCGGCAAGGTGCGAGGCCTGTCCGCCACCTGGAAGACGAATGATATCGGCGCGCGGTTGATGCAGGCGCTCGCCAGCCACCAGCCCCTGGACAAGGACGAAATGCCCGAGCGCGATCCCAAGCGCCCCGGCCTGGGGAAGGACGGCGCGCTGGTTGCCGACTTGCTCAAGCTGCTGCTCAAGATCCGGTCGCGCGACATCAATGTGGCCTCGCGGCTGATTGCCCGGTCCGATGATATCGATGCGCTGGCGGCGGGGGTTCGCGACGACCTCTCCATCCTCGAAGGCTGGCGTTACGAACAATTCGGCCGCGATGCCGTTGATCTGGTCGAAGGCCGCCTAGCCTTTGCGGTCAAGGGCGGGCGCCTCAAGATGACACGCACCGAATAGGAGCAGATGATATGCGGATCGCCGCGCTTCTTCCCTTCGCCCTGCTGGCGGCTTGCTCGGGAGCTGGCGGTCAGGGCCCCGCCGGCCCGCAGCCTGTCGAAGGGGCGTGCCGGAATGACGGGCTGGACCGCTTTGTCGGACAGAAGGCAAGTGCGGAGGTGGGGGCGCAACTTCTTGCCGCCTCGGGAGCCCGCACGCTGCGCTGGGGTGCGCCGGGGATGGCCATGACGATGGACTTTCGCGCGGATCGGCTGACCGTCAGCTATGATGAGGGGATGACGATCACTTCGGCGCGGTGCGGTTGATCATGGAGAGCGGGACAACGGCGTCGGAGCTGATCGACGGGCGGATTCGCGAACTGCCGGATTGGCGCGGCGACATGCTTGGGCATGTCCGCAGCCTGATCCATGCGGCGGTGCCCGAAGTTGTCGAAGAATGGAAATGGCGCGGCGTGCCGGTCTGGTCGCATGGCGGCATCCTCTGCACCGGAGAGACTTACAAGGACAAGGTCAAGCTGACCTTCGCCAAGGGTGCCGCGCTCCCTGACCCGTCAGGTTTGTTCAACGCCAGCCTGGACGGCAATGCCCGACGCGCGATCGACATTTACGAAGGCGACCACGTCGATGCGGAAGCGCTGAAGGCGCTCATCCGCACCGCAGCGCAACTGAACGCAGCCAAGAGCAAGGCAGGCCGGCAGGCGTAGCCTCAGCACTCCAGCCCGATCAGCGTGCCGCCACCGACGCGGCCGACATGGCGCTTCCCATCGATTTCCAACCAGTCGGGCGTCACTTCCAACCGCCGTCCCCGGATCGTGGTGCGTAGATGCTCCACCGCGATACGGTTGCGCGCCACGATCCTCAGCACCGCCATGCCATCGCCGCGCGCCGCCATGACGCTGTAGCGGTCGCCTCGGAGCAGAAAGTGCCAGCTGCCATCGGTTGGCAGCCATTCATTGCCGTCGATCACCTGCACCGGCGCCCCGTCGGCCGCGCCCATGCGCAGGCTGATCCGGGTCGCGCCATTGCTGCGCCGGGGCGGCGCGAAGATCAGGATCGGCTCGCCATCCAGCGTCAGAGGAATGGGCGTGTCACGCAACTGCCGCGAGCCGCCCAGGATCAGGGTCGGCAGCTCAGGCGAAAAAGGCAGGCGGTCGCGGGCGAAATGGCGCTGCCGCACCACCGGATTGGTATGAAAACTGTGCACCTGCGTGGATGTCAGCCGCCCCTCCTCCACCAACCCATGGCATGTGGGGCAGAGCAACGTCGCGCCGTTGCTTTCGGGCAATCGCAGATAGCGGTAGATGGTGACGCCGCAACGGACGCAGGCGAAGCCGCATGCCTGCCGGATATCTTCTCGCTGCTGGCTCGAAAGCAAAGGCAACGGCGGCATCACGGGCAAGCTCATGGACGAAAATCCCCTTGCAGCGCCGCCCCGCTTCATTGCGGATCGGCGTTACCCTGGAGGCGTCCTTCCCATGTCGGGGCTCTGGCAGGCCCTTCATCTGTACATCGTTAAAATAATTGGCGCGAAGTCAAGTAGGATTGCGAATCAGCGCTGCGGCAGCAGGTCCAGATTGCGGGATGCTGCTATGTTGCGAATGCGCCCAGGGCGCGGCATGGACTTGATCGCAATTTCCGCAATGTCGCCAGCACTGAAAAGCTCCACATTGCCAACGTCGAAGATGCGTTGACCGAAAGTCTGGGTGATGCGCACACTCCGGATGCTCGACAGCGCAATCTCCGTCCGCTGCTTCGACAGCAGACCGCGCTCCATCAGCACTTCGCGGTCGGACAGCGCCAACCGCTCACCCTTGGCCCGCAGCCACCACACGCCGATCGCGAGCAGGCCGACAACCGATATCAGCAGCAGAATGAACAGAAAAGGATGCGCGCGGAACATCGCAGGATGCTCGTCATACAGCCACGCTTCACTCATCAGTCGCCCCGTCCAAAGATGCAGCCGGACATGATCATGGATGGCGTGCCTGCGTCAATCCTTGGCTAGCGCATCCTTTTTGTGGGCGGCGCGCTTGCCATCGCCGGTTTCGACGATGAACTGCGGATCATCCTTTGACGCCGCAACCTTGTGCCCTTTGATCTGCGTAGGGCTGGTCTGCTTCTTCACAACCTTGCCATGCGCCTCGCTCCCATGGCTTTTCCAACTTACCTTGTCACCGGGCTTGGGTTCCTGCTTCATGCTGCATCCTCCTCACGAACGAGAACCCAGCAGCATGACGCAGGTTGCGCGTGGCCCTAGCTTTCGTCGCCCATACGGAGCGCGGCGATGAAGGCTTCCTGCGGAATCTGGACGCTGCCATATTCGCGCATCCGCTTCTTGCCCTCTTTCTGCTTTTCGAGGAGCTTCTTCTTACGCGTGATGTCGCCGCCATAGCATTTGGCGGTCACGTCCTTGCGCATCGCCGCGATGGTCTCGCGCGCGATCACCTTGCCGCCGATCGCTGCCTGGATCGGAATCTTGAACAGATGGCGGGGGATCAGGTCCTTCAGCCGCTCGCACATATGCCGCCCGCGCGCTTCGGCGGCGCTGCGGTGAACGATCATGCTGAGTGCATCGACCGGCTCATTGTTGACGACGATGCTCATCTTGACGAGGTCGCCCTCGCGCGTGCCGATCTGGTGATAGTCGAAGCTCGCATAGCCCCGGCTGATCGATTTCAGGCGATCGTAAAAGTCGAACACCACTTCGTTGAGCGGCAGCTCGTAAGTCACCTGGGCGCGCCCGCCGACATAGGTCAGGTTCTTCTGGATGCCGCGCCGGTCCTGGCAGAGCTTCAGGATCGAGCCGAGATATTCGTCAGGACAATAGATCACCGCCTCGATCCACGGCTCCTCGATCATCTCGATATGATTGGGATCGGGCATGTCGGCCGGGTTGTGCAGATGGCGCACCGTCCCGTCCTTCATGTGCATCTCATAGACCACCGACGGCGCGGTGGTGATGAGGTCGAGATCATATTCACGGGTCAACCGCTCCTGGATGATCTCCAGGTGGAGCAGGCCCAGAAAACCGCAGCGGAAGCCGAAACCGAGCGCCGCCGACGTTTCCATTTCGAAGGAGAAACTGGCGTCGTTGAGGCGAAGCTTGGAGATACTGTCGCGCAGCTTTTCGAAATCATTGGCATCGACAGGGAAGAGGCCGCAGAAAACCACCGGCTGCACTTCCTTGAAGCCTGGCAGCGGCGCCTTGGCCGGATTCTTGACCGTTGTGATCGTGTCGCCGACGCGGGTCTGGCTGATGTCCTTGATCTGCGCGGTGATGAAGCCGATCTCTCCGGGCCCCAGTTCCGGCAGCGCTTCGATCTTGGGCCGCATGCAACCAACGCGATCGATCAGATGCTCCGTGCCCCCGATCATGAACTTGATGTTCTGGCCCTTCTTGATGACGCCGTTGACGACGCGCACCAGGATGACGACGCCGAGATAAGGATCATACCAGCTATCGACCAGCATCGCTTCCAGCGGAGCGTCGCGATCACCCTTGGGCGGCGGGATCTTGGCGACGATGGCTT
It includes:
- the rnd gene encoding ribonuclease D, which produces MQIHPLITDSKTLASFCARIAQSPYIAVDTEFMRENSYWPDLCLVQVADENEAAAIDPKAPGLDLSPLLDLLVDNEDVLKVFHAGGQDLEIIYNLTGKTPHPLFDTQIAAMALGLGEQIGYGNLVDAWLGVQLDKGARFTDWARRPLDKRQIDYAIGDVTYLIQIFPKMLEELKRTGRGDWLDQEMERISDAENYVNEPAEAWKRVRIASRKADVLGRLKALAAWREIEAQDKNLPRGRIVKDETLADIASHPPRAQEDLGKVRGLSATWKTNDIGARLMQALASHQPLDKDEMPERDPKRPGLGKDGALVADLLKLLLKIRSRDINVASRLIARSDDIDALAAGVRDDLSILEGWRYEQFGRDAVDLVEGRLAFAVKGGRLKMTRTE
- a CDS encoding methyl-accepting chemotaxis protein, with amino-acid sequence MFSPQMLDPAPSLPRAQGLPFVADSPVIRLGRPLSEAVDQFQLDPALRLLPVLDSQGRPAGAIYERDMRRILFNPFGHALLRNPSFGGRLDDHVRPCAWVERSATIEALIDLYAAQGQACEGLIVVDGGRYAGVVGGQLLLKLAAERDARVAIVRAERLERVTRESGSFRHDVEALIADLVAMADMLSRLATEAAERAAHNGDASAGMAVAAAQTADNLSGIAASASDLGLLFQTIEEEVRDAGAAVRSAVEQTRLGSAQTQQLSVQADGIGEVTALIDAIARATATLALNAGIEAARAGEAGQGFAVVAREVKLLAGQTRDAAAEIANRIEHIRATVGHVAQGHALMNSAIATADRLSGSVFEAVARHGAFSRTIASSVAEAGVSSEHIRVSASRISDNAGAAVEGASNIRHAAGQLAQEAHRLDARASLFIQAISFD
- a CDS encoding S41 family peptidase; protein product: MTSNFFRGAVALGALALIPATTAALADGEASSYKALDEFMDVFQKVRSDYVEKVDDEKLIKGAIDGMLASLDPHSSFLDARDFQNLRTQTEGSYGGLGLSVTQEDGAVKVIAPTQDTPAWRAGIKAGDYITHLDGQLIYGGTLDEAVDKMRGAAGTSIKLTIVRPGRDKPIELTLTREIIQLKPVKWEVKNNVGVINIVSFSANTGADMRQAIRSIDKSLGHKPTGYILDLRSNPGGLLDEAVSVSDSFLERGEIVSQRGRQKGDVERYYAKPGDDAKGLPVIVLVDAGSASASEIVAGALQDQHRALVMGERSFGKGSVQTMLPLSNTTALKLTTARYYTPSGRSVQEGGIEPDVRVPQLSDPDYKNRPKFRESDLRRHLINEIKTDNAALEEDIKDDPRFAMTAEELKKKGIEDFQLDYALKTIGRLAAKPGAVVAQAQPMMRKPAR
- a CDS encoding DUF1801 domain-containing protein, with the translated sequence MESGTTASELIDGRIRELPDWRGDMLGHVRSLIHAAVPEVVEEWKWRGVPVWSHGGILCTGETYKDKVKLTFAKGAALPDPSGLFNASLDGNARRAIDIYEGDHVDAEALKALIRTAAQLNAAKSKAGRQA
- a CDS encoding PH domain-containing protein; this encodes MSEAWLYDEHPAMFRAHPFLFILLLISVVGLLAIGVWWLRAKGERLALSDREVLMERGLLSKQRTEIALSSIRSVRITQTFGQRIFDVGNVELFSAGDIAEIAIKSMPRPGRIRNIAASRNLDLLPQR
- the lepA gene encoding translation elongation factor 4 encodes the protein MTDLSHIRNFSIIAHIDHGKSTLADRLIQRTGGLTDREMSAQVLDNMDIEKERGITIKAQTVRLDYVAKNGETYELNLMDTPGHVDFAYEVSRSLAACEGALLVVDAAQGVEAQTLANVYQSIEHDHEIVPVLNKIDLPAAEPEKVRAEIEEVIGLDASEAVLASAKSGIGIDEVLEAIVAKIPPPKGDRDAPLEAMLVDSWYDPYLGVVILVRVVNGVIKKGQNIKFMIGGTEHLIDRVGCMRPKIEALPELGPGEIGFITAQIKDISQTRVGDTITTVKNPAKAPLPGFKEVQPVVFCGLFPVDANDFEKLRDSISKLRLNDASFSFEMETSAALGFGFRCGFLGLLHLEIIQERLTREYDLDLITTAPSVVYEMHMKDGTVRHLHNPADMPDPNHIEMIEEPWIEAVIYCPDEYLGSILKLCQDRRGIQKNLTYVGGRAQVTYELPLNEVVFDFYDRLKSISRGYASFDYHQIGTREGDLVKMSIVVNNEPVDALSMIVHRSAAEARGRHMCERLKDLIPRHLFKIPIQAAIGGKVIARETIAAMRKDVTAKCYGGDITRKKKLLEKQKEGKKRMREYGSVQIPQEAFIAALRMGDES
- the greB gene encoding transcription elongation factor GreB, coding for MTAHPNYITPDGFSKLRAEYDQLLGVERPRVVEIVSWAAGNGDRSENGDYLYGRKRMREIDGQLRRLSKKMKDAKVVDPRQQPDKNKVFFGATVTIVDEDDNHRTVTIVGNDEADASAGRIGWGSPIARALRGAAIGDLRRVLLPAGEKEYEVMAISYPA
- a CDS encoding DUF2945 domain-containing protein translates to MKQEPKPGDKVSWKSHGSEAHGKVVKKQTSPTQIKGHKVAASKDDPQFIVETGDGKRAAHKKDALAKD
- the aspS gene encoding aspartate--tRNA ligase, whose translation is MHAYRTHTCGALTSAEVGNEVRVSGWVHRKRDHGDLVFIDLRDHYGMVQIVTEVDGPVFKVIESLRAESVVTVTGKVVARAKEAVNPNLPTGEIEIRALDAVLLSAAADLPLPVAGEQEYPEDIRLRYRFLDLRRETLHANIVKRTKIISDMRRRMEGIGFTEYSTPILTASSPEGARDFLVPSRIHAGKFYALPQAPQQYKQLLMVAGFDRYFQIAPCFRDEDPRADRLPGEFYQLDLEMSFVTQEDVWNTMEPVIAQVFEQFADGKPVTPSGSFPRIPYDEAILKYGSDKPDLRNPIIIQDVTEHFHGSGFGIFASLVESGSVIRAIPAPGAGAGSRKFFDEMNNWARAEGYSGLGYINIKDGVPGGPIAKNHGEERTAKLIDALGLGPNDGVFFAAGKESQAAKLAGLARIRVGEQLDLIDKDRFELCWIVDFPFYEYDEESKSIDFAHNPFSMPQGGMDALEHQDPLTIKAYQYDMVCNGYEIASGSIRNQSPELMVKAFEKVGLSQADVEERFGGLYRAFQYGAPPHGGMAAGVDRIVMLLCGAHNLREITLFPMNQRAEDLLMGAPSQAELKQLRELHIRVVEPQAKA
- a CDS encoding polyphosphate kinase 2 family protein, with product MAIDLADYEKGVKLKGDYEAELAGLQERLAKIQVAHIIHDRRSVILLEGWDAAGKGGIIKRMTADWDPRYYRVWPIAAPTPEECDHHFLWRFWTRLPAGKHIAIFDRSWYGRVLVERVEGYCSKAEWKRAYDEINAFEKQQADAGTNIVKLFVHITQETQDEQLAQRLDTPWKRWKTGADDYRNRARRDDYLDAMHAMFAKTDSKSAPWHVIDNNNRKAGRIAALKYVAKTLEKLVPMDFPEPDPEVVKLAAEAFGYKAL
- a CDS encoding I78 family peptidase inhibitor; translation: MRIAALLPFALLAACSGAGGQGPAGPQPVEGACRNDGLDRFVGQKASAEVGAQLLAASGARTLRWGAPGMAMTMDFRADRLTVSYDEGMTITSARCG